Proteins encoded by one window of Haematobia irritans isolate KBUSLIRL chromosome 2, ASM5000362v1, whole genome shotgun sequence:
- the LOC142224121 gene encoding uncharacterized protein LOC142224121, producing the protein MDRKKKHFTISQKIYLIRCIKKHPIIWDRSHPKRKQRRLLKLAWEKVARNMNINDDTICRMAWRSICDSRRYYKKKENNSITNGSLNEGDGSSDDNFAKYMPIKDELSFLDENEANAAGELESFEKYEMLGDESISQYSYRSNSPTSTTHHSILINEPICDVEEIFDYPEENIEHDEYAMITAIKKDIHNDSNVRRKSPIKKRNNSINVSHDPNHSLTKKYKPSESGNESFLNHLDSILLKLPIKTSESLQARIMAMAYGELEQMRDS; encoded by the exons ATGGATAGGAAAAAGAAACATTTCACTATATCACAGAAAATATATCTCATACGATGCATAAAGAAGCATCCAATAATATGGGATCGTTCCCATCCAAAACGTAAACAGCGACGACTTCTTAAATTGGCTTGGGAAAAAGTAGCAAGAAATATGAACATTAATG ATGATACTATTTGCCGTATGGCCTGGAGAAGTATATGCGACAGTCGGCGCTActataaaaagaaagaaaataattCCATTACCAATGGTAGTTTGAATGAAGGCGATGGCTCATCAGATGACAACTTTGCCAAGTATATGCCAATTAAAGATGAATTGAGTTTCCTGGATGAAAATGAAGC AAATGCTGCAGGCGAATTGGAATcttttgaaaaatatgaaatgttgGGAGATGAAAGCATATCGCAATATTCATAT agaagtaATAGCCCGACATCAACAACGCATcattcaattttaataaatgaACCCATATGCGATGTGGAGGAAATTTTTGACTATCCGGAAGAAAATATTGAACATGACGAGTATGCGATGATAACGGCAATAAAGAAAGACAT ACATAATGACAGTAATGTTCGGCGTAAGAGTCCTATTAAAAAACGAAACAATAGCATAAAT GTTAGCCATGATCCAAATCATtctctaacaaaaaaatataaaccatCAGAAAGTGGCAATGAATCATTTCTAAATCACTTGGACtctattctattgaaattgccCATAAAAACATCCGAAAGCCTTCAGGCTAGAATTATGGCTATGGCATATGGAGAACTAGAGCAGATGAGGGATTCTTAG